One genomic segment of Magnetococcales bacterium includes these proteins:
- a CDS encoding DUF4411 family protein: MKYCLDSNIFIEAWNKHYAPHFAPEYWEILDQLAQEGVIFAPEEVKRELVRVEDALNQWVEARPHLFHKIDDAVQECVIEIFQTEKNQRLIQEGTSRSAADPWVVAHAMAENAVVVTKETYEDKSPKKVRIPNVCESMGVEWIDEFEFLKRVGIRFMATLNR; the protein is encoded by the coding sequence ATGAAATACTGCCTCGACAGCAACATTTTTATTGAAGCCTGGAACAAACATTATGCACCCCATTTTGCACCTGAATATTGGGAAATTCTAGATCAACTCGCCCAAGAAGGGGTCATTTTTGCACCGGAAGAGGTCAAACGAGAGCTGGTTCGGGTGGAGGACGCCCTGAATCAGTGGGTCGAAGCGCGACCACATTTATTTCATAAAATTGACGATGCAGTCCAAGAATGTGTTATAGAAATTTTTCAAACGGAAAAGAACCAGCGACTGATTCAGGAGGGAACCAGCCGCTCCGCCGCCGACCCATGGGTCGTGGCCCACGCCATGGCCGAAAATGCTGTGGTCGTCACCAAGGAGACTTACGAAGACAAATCACCAAAAAAGGTTCGCATTCCCAATGTTTGCGAGAGCATGGGGGTCGAATGGATCGATGAGTTCGAGTTCCTGAAAAGAGTGGGAATTCGCTTTATGGCAACGTTGAACAGATAG